The Kiloniellales bacterium genome includes the window TGGTGATCAAGCAGCCGATCGGCGTGGTCGCGGCCATCACTCCCTGGAACTTCCCCAACGCCATGATCACCCGCAAGGCCGGCCCGGCGCTGGCCGCCGGCTGCCCGATCGTGATCAAGCCGGCGACCATGACGCCCTATTCGGCCCTGGCCATGGCGGAGCTGGGAGAGCGTGCCGGTTTGCCGGCCGGCGTATTCTCGGTGGTGACCGGATCGGCCGGCGCGATCGGCGGCGAGATGACCTCCAGCCCGATCGTGCGCAAGCTCTCCTTCACCGGGTCGACCGAGATCGGCAAGCTGCTGATGGAGCAGTGCGCCGGCACCGTGAAGAAGGTCTCCATGGAGCTGGGCGGCAACGCGCCCTTCCTGGTGTTCGACGACGCCGACATCGACGCCGCCGTCGAGGGCGCCATGATGAGCAAGTTCCGCAACACCGGCCAGACCTGCGTCTGCGCCAACCGCATCCTGGTGCAGGACGGCGTCTACGAGGAGTTCGCCGAGAAGCTGGCGGCGGCGGTCAGGAACCTCAAGGTCGGCGACGGCCTGGAGGAGGGCGTCAGCCAGGGCCCGCTGATCGATGTGGCGGCGGTCGAGAAGGTCGAGGAGCACGTCGCCGACGCGACGGCCAAGGGCGCGGCCGTGGCGGTCGGCGGCGCCCGCCACGAGCGCGGCGGCACCTTCTACCAGCCGACCGTGCTGACCGGCGTCACGACCGACATGAAGGTGACCAAGGAAGAGACCTTCGGCCCGGTGGCGCCGCTGTTCCGCTTCACGTCCGAGGAGGAGGGGATCGCCATGGCCAACGACACGGAGTTCGGCCTGGCCTCCTACTTCTACGCCCGGGATCTCGGCCGCGTCTGGCGCGTCGGCGAGGGCCTGGAGAGCGGCATCGTCGGCGTCAACACCGGCATCATCTCGACCGAGGTCGCGCCCTTCGGGGGCGTCAAGGAATCCGGCGTCGGCCGCGAGGGCTCGCACTACGGCATGGACGACTTCCTGGAGATCAAATAC containing:
- the gabD gene encoding NADP-dependent succinate-semialdehyde dehydrogenase, with the translated sequence MTAQPTAVAANGAPKLNDPKLFRQQCYIDGAWCDADSGATVEVNNPATGEILGTVPKMGADETRRAIEAAEKAWPAWRAKLAKERAAILRRWHDLMLENAEDLAVLMTLEQGKPLAESKGEVVYGASFIEWFAEEGKRIYGDTIPQHQADKRIVVIKQPIGVVAAITPWNFPNAMITRKAGPALAAGCPIVIKPATMTPYSALAMAELGERAGLPAGVFSVVTGSAGAIGGEMTSSPIVRKLSFTGSTEIGKLLMEQCAGTVKKVSMELGGNAPFLVFDDADIDAAVEGAMMSKFRNTGQTCVCANRILVQDGVYEEFAEKLAAAVRNLKVGDGLEEGVSQGPLIDVAAVEKVEEHVADATAKGAAVAVGGARHERGGTFYQPTVLTGVTTDMKVTKEETFGPVAPLFRFTSEEEGIAMANDTEFGLASYFYARDLGRVWRVGEGLESGIVGVNTGIISTEVAPFGGVKESGVGREGSHYGMDDFLEIKYLCIGGV